In one window of Paracoccus saliphilus DNA:
- the betC gene encoding choline-sulfatase — translation MADQLSGVLFPDGPASFLHTPNLKKLAERSTRFANAYTGSPLCAPGRASFMSGQLPRRTQVYDNAAEFASDIPTYAHHLRRAGYQTCLSGKMHFVGPDQMHGFEERLTTDIYPADFGWTPDYRKPGERIDWWYHNLGSVTGAGVGEISNQLEYDDEVAYNACRKLYDLARGADERPWCLTVSFTHPHDPYVARRKYWDLYEDAPELSPPEAVAYEDQDPHSQRLMDASDWRAFDITEDHIRRARQGYFANISYIDDKIGEVLDVLETTGQEAIILFVSDHGDMLGERGLWFKMSFYEGSARVPLMISAPSMAPGRVDRPVSTIDVLPTLCDLADLPMDEIAPWTDGESLADGGADRGPVPMEYAAEGSITPLVAIRDGRWKYIACDADPEMLFDLEADPDERQNLAVDPGHADILARLREMAHQRWDLAAYDAEVRQSQARRWIVYEALRNGSYYPWDYQPLMQASERYMRNHMDLNVLEENQRFPRGE, via the coding sequence ATGGCGGATCAGCTGTCAGGGGTATTGTTCCCCGATGGCCCCGCCTCTTTCCTGCACACCCCGAATCTGAAGAAACTGGCGGAGCGTTCGACACGCTTTGCCAATGCCTATACTGGCAGCCCGCTTTGTGCGCCCGGCCGCGCAAGCTTCATGTCGGGTCAATTGCCCCGTCGAACGCAGGTCTATGACAATGCCGCCGAGTTCGCCTCGGACATCCCGACCTATGCGCATCACCTGCGCCGCGCGGGCTATCAGACCTGCCTGTCGGGCAAGATGCATTTCGTCGGCCCGGACCAGATGCACGGTTTCGAGGAGCGGCTGACGACCGACATCTATCCCGCCGATTTCGGCTGGACGCCGGATTACCGCAAGCCGGGCGAACGGATCGACTGGTGGTATCACAATCTCGGCTCGGTCACCGGGGCGGGTGTGGGCGAAATCAGCAACCAGCTCGAATATGACGACGAGGTTGCCTATAACGCCTGCCGCAAGCTCTATGATCTCGCTCGCGGGGCCGATGAACGCCCCTGGTGCCTGACGGTCAGCTTCACCCATCCGCATGATCCCTATGTCGCGCGGCGCAAGTACTGGGACCTGTACGAGGACGCGCCCGAGTTGTCTCCGCCCGAGGCCGTCGCCTACGAGGACCAGGATCCGCATTCGCAGCGGCTGATGGATGCATCGGACTGGCGGGCCTTCGACATCACCGAGGATCACATCCGCCGGGCGCGGCAGGGCTATTTCGCCAATATCAGCTATATCGACGACAAGATCGGCGAAGTCCTCGACGTGTTGGAAACGACCGGGCAGGAAGCGATCATCCTGTTCGTATCCGATCACGGCGATATGCTGGGCGAGCGCGGCTTGTGGTTCAAGATGAGCTTCTACGAAGGCTCGGCGCGGGTGCCGCTGATGATCTCGGCCCCCTCGATGGCGCCGGGGCGGGTCGATCGACCAGTCAGCACCATCGATGTCCTGCCAACACTCTGCGATCTTGCAGACCTGCCGATGGACGAGATTGCGCCATGGACCGATGGTGAATCCCTGGCCGATGGCGGTGCGGATCGCGGACCGGTCCCGATGGAATACGCGGCGGAAGGCAGTATCACGCCACTGGTCGCGATCCGTGACGGGCGGTGGAAATATATCGCCTGTGACGCCGATCCCGAGATGCTGTTCGATCTGGAGGCCGATCCGGACGAGCGGCAAAATCTGGCCGTCGATCCCGGCCATGCGGATATACTGGCTCGCTTGCGGGAGATGGCACATCAGCGTTGGGATCTGGCGGCATATGATGCCGAGGTGCGGCAATCACAGGCCCGGCGCTGGATCGTCTACGAGGCGTTGCGGAACGGTTCCTACTACCCGTGGGATTACCAACCGCTCATGCAGGCCTCCGAGCGTTACATGCGCAACCACATGGACCTGAACGTTCTGGAAGAGAACCAGAGGTTTCCGCGCGGTGAATAA
- a CDS encoding DUF2852 domain-containing protein, with product MHSASHSLPNYQMPRNAGPGPIGRARDWLDERGKAAWLIAMILGFVVFWPIGLALLAYMIWSKRMFGCNKRSHGSRYHAVPTGNSAFDTYRDETLKRLEDEHSEFMSFLQKLREAKDKAEFDQFMEQRDTKADH from the coding sequence ATGCACAGTGCCTCGCACAGCTTGCCCAACTATCAAATGCCGCGAAATGCGGGTCCGGGGCCTATCGGACGGGCGCGCGACTGGCTGGACGAACGCGGCAAGGCCGCATGGCTCATCGCCATGATTCTGGGCTTTGTCGTCTTCTGGCCCATCGGCCTCGCCCTTCTCGCCTATATGATCTGGAGTAAACGTATGTTCGGATGCAACAAGCGCAGTCACGGTTCCCGTTATCACGCGGTGCCGACCGGAAATTCGGCTTTTGACACCTATCGCGATGAAACGCTGAAGCGACTGGAGGACGAACACAGCGAGTTCATGAGCTTCCTGCAGAAACTGCGTGAAGCCAAGGACAAGGCAGAGTTCGACCAGTTCATGGAGCAGCGCGACACCAAGGCCGATCACTGA
- a CDS encoding 3-hydroxybutyryl-CoA dehydrogenase — translation MAIEKVGVIGAGQMGNGIAHVFALAGFEVLLNDISQDALDKAVALIDRNLERQVSREKISAEDKKTAMGRISTTLTLTDLGQTDLVIEAATERETVKQAIFEDLVPHLKPDTILTSNTSSISITRLASRTDRPEKFMGFHFMNPVPVMQLVELIRGIATDEATYKALHEVVRKLGKTAASAEDFPAFIVNRILMPMINEAVYTLYEGVGNVKSIDESLKLGANHPMGPLELADFIGLDTCLAIMNVLHDGLADTKYRPCPLLTKYVEAGWLGRKTGRGFYDYRGETPVPTR, via the coding sequence ATGGCGATTGAAAAGGTAGGCGTGATCGGAGCAGGTCAGATGGGCAACGGCATCGCCCATGTCTTTGCGCTGGCGGGCTTCGAGGTGCTGCTCAATGACATCAGTCAGGACGCCCTGGACAAGGCCGTCGCGCTGATCGACCGCAACCTGGAGCGCCAAGTCAGCCGCGAAAAGATCAGCGCCGAGGACAAGAAGACCGCGATGGGCCGGATCTCGACGACGCTGACCCTCACCGATCTTGGCCAGACCGACCTGGTGATCGAGGCCGCGACCGAGCGCGAGACGGTCAAGCAGGCGATCTTCGAGGATCTGGTGCCGCATCTGAAACCCGACACGATCCTGACATCGAACACCTCGTCGATCTCGATCACCCGGCTGGCCAGCCGCACCGACCGGCCCGAGAAATTCATGGGATTCCACTTCATGAACCCGGTCCCGGTGATGCAACTGGTCGAGCTGATTCGCGGCATCGCAACGGACGAGGCAACCTACAAGGCGCTGCACGAGGTCGTCAGGAAACTGGGCAAGACCGCCGCCTCGGCCGAGGATTTCCCGGCCTTCATCGTGAACCGAATCCTGATGCCGATGATCAACGAGGCGGTCTATACGCTGTATGAAGGCGTGGGCAACGTCAAATCGATCGACGAATCTCTGAAACTGGGCGCCAATCATCCGATGGGACCGCTGGAACTGGCGGATTTCATCGGGCTCGATACCTGCCTTGCGATCATGAACGTGCTGCATGATGGGTTGGCGGACACGAAATACCGCCCCTGCCCGCTTTTGACCAAATATGTCGAGGCTGGCTGGCTTGGTCGCAAGACGGGTCGCGGCTTCTATGATTACCGCGGAGAAACCCCGGTTCCGACACGTTAA
- the choX gene encoding choline ABC transporter substrate-binding protein, producing MPILKRMSAALILTVGAAIPAMADDPATCGTVHLSDPGWTDITATNGVAAVVLSALGYTPDIATLSVPVGYEALKNGQTDVFLGNWMPAQQKFRDDLDATGDIEELVQNLEGAKFTLAVNKAGADAGVADFADLDAQKDAFEGKIYGIEPGAPANQSIQAMIESDEFGLGDWDLVESGEQAMLAQVSRNEDAGTPTVFLAWAPHPMNEAIDITYLSGGDEQFGPDFGGATVHTLARKEWAATCPNAAKLFSQLTFDIGMENVLMGKILDDGMDAKDAAKEWIAANPDAVEPWLDGVTTLDGEPAEDALMAAEAE from the coding sequence ATGCCGATTCTGAAACGCATGAGCGCCGCGCTGATCCTGACGGTCGGCGCGGCGATACCTGCGATGGCCGATGACCCCGCGACATGCGGCACGGTGCATCTATCCGATCCGGGCTGGACCGATATCACCGCCACGAATGGCGTCGCCGCCGTTGTCCTCTCGGCGCTTGGCTATACGCCCGACATTGCCACGCTGTCCGTCCCGGTGGGCTACGAGGCGCTGAAGAACGGCCAGACCGATGTCTTCCTGGGCAACTGGATGCCCGCGCAGCAGAAATTCCGCGACGACCTAGACGCGACCGGCGATATCGAGGAACTGGTCCAGAACCTCGAAGGCGCAAAATTCACCCTTGCCGTGAACAAGGCCGGCGCCGATGCGGGCGTGGCCGATTTCGCTGATCTCGATGCCCAGAAGGACGCTTTCGAGGGCAAGATCTACGGTATCGAGCCGGGTGCCCCCGCGAACCAATCGATCCAGGCGATGATCGAGTCGGATGAATTCGGGCTCGGAGACTGGGACCTCGTCGAAAGCGGCGAGCAGGCCATGCTCGCGCAAGTAAGCCGGAACGAGGATGCAGGCACACCCACGGTCTTCCTGGCATGGGCTCCGCATCCGATGAACGAAGCGATCGACATCACCTATCTGTCGGGCGGCGACGAACAGTTCGGTCCGGATTTCGGTGGCGCGACCGTGCATACGCTGGCGCGCAAGGAATGGGCTGCCACCTGCCCCAATGCCGCGAAGCTGTTCAGCCAGCTGACCTTCGACATCGGCATGGAGAATGTCCTGATGGGCAAGATCCTCGATGACGGCATGGACGCAAAGGACGCGGCGAAGGAATGGATCGCAGCGAACCCCGATGCGGTCGAACCATGGCTCGACGGCGTTACCACGCTGGACGGTGAACCGGCGGAAGACGCATTGATGGCAGCGGAGGCAGAGTGA